In a genomic window of Lathamus discolor isolate bLatDis1 chromosome 4, bLatDis1.hap1, whole genome shotgun sequence:
- the KCTD21 gene encoding BTB/POZ domain-containing protein KCTD21, producing the protein MSEPITLNVGGKLYTTSLSTLTSFPDSMLGAMFSGKIPTKKDSQGNCFIDRDGKIFRYILNFLRTSHLDLPEDFQEMGLLRREVDFYQIQPLIEALQEKEVELSKAEKNAMLNISLDQKTQTVHFTVREAPQIYSLSSSNMEVFSAHIFSTSCLFLKLLGSKLYYCFNGNLSSISSYLQDPNHLTLDWVASVEGLPEEEYTRQNLKRLWVVPDNKQINSFQVFVEEVLKIAMSDGFCIDSSHPHTSDFMNNKIIRLIRYK; encoded by the coding sequence ATGTCAGAACCCATCACGCTCAATGTTGGAGGAAAACTCTACACCACCTCCCTGTCCACCCTGACGAGCTTCCCAGACTCCATGCTGGGGGCCATGTTTAGTGGGAAGATCCCAACCAAGAAGGACAGCCAAGGCAACTGCTTTATTGACAGAGATGGCAAAATCTTCCGCTACATCCTGAACTTCTTAAGAACTTCTCACCTGGACCTTCCCGAAGACTTCCAGGAAATGGGTTTGCTCCGAAGGGAAGTCGATTTTTATCAAATCCAGCCCCTGATTGAAGCCTTGCAAGAGAAGGAGGTGGAGCTTtctaaagcagagaaaaacGCCATGCTCAACATCAGCCTCGATCAGAAGACCCAGACCGTTCACTTCACCGTCCGAGAAGCACCCCAGATCTACAGCCTGTCTTCCTCCAACATGGAAGTGTTCAGTGCTCATATCTTCTCCACGTCATGCCTGTTCCTGAAGCTCCTCGGTTCCAAACTTTACTATTGCTTCAATGGAAACCTCTCGTCGATATCCAGCTACTTGCAGGACCCCAACCATTTGACCTTAGATTGGGTGGCAAGTGTGGAAGGCCTTCCCGAAGAGGAATACACCAGGCAGAACTTAAAGAGACTCTGGGTGGTGCCAGATAATAAGCAAATCAATAGTTTCCAAGTATTTGTGGAAGAAGTGCTAAAAATAGCCATGAGCGATGGTTTCTGCATAGATTCTTCTCATCCACATACTTCAGACTTCATGAATAATAAGATTATTCGCCTAATTCGGTACAAGTAG
- the ALG8 gene encoding probable dolichyl pyrophosphate Glc1Man9GlcNAc2 alpha-1,3-glucosyltransferase, producing MLGGRAMAAGGRSWFRGLALGVSLLKCLLIPAYYSTDFEVHRNWLAITHNLPLSQWYYEATSEWTLDYPPFFAWFEYALSHVAKYFDPKMLVIDNLNYTSHATIFFQRFSVIVTDILFIYAVHECCRCVNGKRAAKDILEKPTFILAVLLLWNFGLLIVDHIHFQYNGFLFGLMLLSVARLCQRRYLEGALLFAVLLHFKHIYVYVAPAYGIYLLRSYCFTANHADGSLKWRSFSFLHLTLLGLIVCLVSALSLGPFIVLGQLPQVMSRLFPFKRGLCHAYWAPNFWALYNAVDKALTVLGLKCNFLDNTKIPKASMTGGLVQEFQHTVLPSVTPLATLICTFISILPSVFCLWFKPQGPRGFLQCLVLCALSSFMFGWHVHEKAILLAILPLSLLSVQRAKDAGIYLILTTTGHFSLFPLLFTPQELPIKILLMLLFTVYSFSSLKSLFRRERPLLTWLETIYLIQLVPLEVFCEFIFPLTPWKWHYPFVPLLLTSVYCALGVTYAWLKLYISVLTERISVRQKAE from the exons ATGCTCGGCGGCCGGGCCATGGCGGCGGGCGGCCGGAGCTGGTTCCGCGGGCTGGCGCTCGGCGTGTCCCTTCTCAAGTGCCTGCTCATCCCCGCGTA TTACTCCACAGATTTCGAAGTACATAGGAACTGGCTTGCCATCACTCACAACCTGCCCCTCTCTCAGTGGTACTATGAA GCAACTTCAGAATGGACTCTGGATTATCCACccttttttgcttggtttgaaTATGCCCTTTCACATGTTGCCAAATATTTTGACCCCAAGATGTTGGTTATTGACAACCTGAATTACACCAGTCATGCAACCATCTTCTTCCAAAGATTTTCTGTCATCGTTACAGATATCCTGTTCATCTACGCAGTTCATGA GTGCTGCAGGTGTGTCAATGGGAAACGGGCTGCAAAGGATATCCTGGAAAAACCAACGTTTATTTTGGCTGTTCTGCTCTTGTGGAATTTTGGGTTGTTAATTGTGGATC ATATTCACTTCCAGTACAATGGCTTTCTGTTTGGGCTGATGCTTCTTTCTGTTGCTCGACTGTGTCAG agaagaTATTTGGAGGGAGCtcttctttttgctgttctCCTGCATTTCAAGCACATCTACGTGTACGTGGCCCCAGCATACGGCATTTATTTGTTACGATCCTATTGCTTTACTGCAAATCATGCAG ATGGATCCCTGAAGTGGAGAAGTTTCAGCTTTCTTCATTTGACTCTTCTGGGCTTGATTGTCTGtcttgtttctgctctttcattGGGCCCCTTCATAGTGTTG GGCCAACTGCCTCAAGTCATGTCCCGGCTTTTCCCTTTCAAGCGAGGCCTCTGCCATGCTTATTGGGCCCCAAACTTCTGGGCTCTGTACAACGCTGTGGATAAAGCACTAACAGTGTTAG gtttgaaatgtaattttcttgaTAACACAAAAATTCCTAAAGCCTCCATGACAGGAGGGCTGGTTCAGGAATTTCAGCACACTGTCCTCCCTTCTGTGACCCCACTTGCAACATTAATCTGTACTTTCATATCTATATTG ccctctgttttctgtctttggtTTAAACCTCAAGGGCCCAGAGGCTTTCTGCAGTGCCTTGTTCTCTGTGCATTGAGCTCCTTCATGTTTGGCTGGCATGTGCATGAGAAAGCAATACTCCTTGCTATTCTGCCTCTAAG CTTGTTGTCTGTTCAGAGAGCCAAGGATGCTGGCATCTACTTGATTCTGACAACAACAGGGCATTTCTCACTTTTTCCGTTGTTGTTTACACCACAAG AACTCCCAATTAAAATCCTGCTCATGCTGCTGTTCACTGTTTATAGCTTCTCTTCACTGAAATCTCTGTTCAG GAGAGAGAGGCCTCTCCTTACCTGGCTCGAAACAATCTACCTCATCCAACTAGTGCCTTTGGAAGTCTTCTGTGAATTTATCTTTCCCCTGACCCCCTGGAAGTGGCATTATCCCTTCgtgcctctgctgctcacctCTGTCTACTGTGCTCTGGGTGTCACTTACGCTTGGCTGAAACTCTACATCTCTGTCTTGACTGAGAGAATCTCTGTTAGACAAAAGGCTGAGTAa